A genome region from Penicillium psychrofluorescens genome assembly, chromosome: 3 includes the following:
- a CDS encoding uncharacterized protein (ID:PFLUO_004938-T1.cds;~source:funannotate) — protein MTPSEVEGFPQRSWSIEVWLVNERGEQVPATVFERVTYRLHPSFGDRATQVVKSPPFRIQEEGWGEFDMTIDLTADKTHPIQHDLNFSTERYESKHVIVFKNPKPALLALLRETGPVPGDENGLKKRPAGGDESTKKKKRTEKNVDMDKLADGLQKLNEDDLLQVVQMVHDNKAADSYTKNDVELGEFHVDLYTLPDSLIKMLWDFTAERGAI, from the exons ATGACG CCGTCGGAGGTGGAAGGCTTCCCCCAGCGATCGTGGTCTATCGAAGTCTGGCTCGTCAATGAGCGAGGAGAACAAGTGCCCGCCACCGTCTTCGAAAGGGTGACATACCGCTTGCACCCGAGTTTCGGGGATCGCGCTACGCAGG TGGTCAAGAGCCCCCCGTTCCGCATCCAGGAAGAGGGATGGGGTGAGTTCGACATGACCATCGACCTAACCGCGGACAAGACGCACCCTATCCAGCATGATCTGAACTTTTCCACCGAGCGGTACGAGAGCAAACACGTTATC GTGTTCAAGAACCCCAAGCCGGCCCTCTTGGCCCTTCTCCGCGAAACTGGCCCCGTCCCCGGCGATGAAAACGGGTTGAAGAAGCGgcctgctggtggtgatgagagtacaaagaagaagaagcggacCGAGAAGAAC GTTGACATGGACAAACTGGCTGATGGTCTCCAAAAACTCAACGAGGATGACCTGCTCCAGGTCGTGCAGATGGTGCATGACAACAAGGCTGCGGACTCATATACCAAGAACGATGTCGAGC TTGGCGAGTTCCACGTCGATCTGTATACCCTCCCGGACAGCCTGATCAAAATGTTGTGGGACTTCACGGCAGAGCGAGGTGCAATCTAG
- a CDS encoding uncharacterized protein (ID:PFLUO_004939-T1.cds;~source:funannotate), with amino-acid sequence MSAAQDEFNQLVANNRAASKSHPEDALASSSEPDHSDDEPTTSRRRLQRSRAADSDSDADERPADNMVSSRTANYHVPTTVFDANTGPKGVIADAQAFEKARKKSFRRTLLSVAGLDSHGPILGGSSHKSTRDESSGRRTPADGSSGSDDDEERFMRKWRASRMQELQNRSIRRSSPRGRVFGNVETVDAVGYLDAIEKVTSDTVVVVMIFDPRNDESNIIEECLSNIARRQPLVRFVKLHHEIAEMDHIQAPAILAYRGGDVFTTIVDIMRNIPRGRSPSADSLEDLLKLNRVL; translated from the exons ATGTCTGCTGCCCAAGACGAGTTCAACCAGCTAGTCGCTAATAACCGAGCCGCATCCAAATCCCACCCCGAGGACGccctcgcttcttcttctgagCCCGATcactcggacgacgagcccACCACCTCGCGACGCCGGCTGCAGCGCAGCAGAGCCGCCGACTCAGACTCAGACGCCGACGAACGCCCTGCCGACAACATGGTCTCTTCACGCACAGCCAACTACCACGTCCCCACCACCGTCTTCGACGCCAACACGGGGCCCAAGGGCGTCATCGCCGACGCCCAGGCCTTCGAGAAGGCCCGCAAGAAGTCCTTCCGCCGTACTCTGCTCTCCGTCGCCGGCCTCGACTCCCACGGGCCCATCCTCGGTGGCAGCTCCCACAAATCTACCCGTGACGAGTCCTCCGGCCGCCGCACCCCGGCTGATGGCTCGTccggcagcgacgacgacgaggagcgcTTCATGCGGAAGTGGCGCGCTTCCCGCatgcaggagctgcagaaccGCTCCATCCGCCGCTCGAGCCCACGCGGCCGCGTCTTTGGCAACGTGGAGACCGTCGATGCTGTCGGGTATCTCGACGCCATTGAGAAGGTCACTAGCGATACGGTTGTCGTGGTCATGATATTCGATCCAAGG AACGATGAAAGCAACATCATTGAAGAATGTCTCTCCAACATCGCCCGCCGCCAGCCTCTCGTGCGCTTCGTCAAGCTGCACCACGAGATCGCTGAGATGGACCACATCCAGGCGCCCGCCATCCTGGCCtaccgcggcggcgacgtcTTCACTACTATTGTGGATATAATGCGCAACATCCCCCGGGGCCGCAGCCCGAGTGCTGATAGTCTGGAGGATCTGCTGAAGCT CAACCGTGTGCTATGA
- a CDS encoding uncharacterized protein (ID:PFLUO_004940-T1.cds;~source:funannotate) — MAADMSGEQMQAKITAARREAEGLKDKIKRRKDELADTSLRQVAQNQTDALPRIGMKPRRTLKGHLAKIYAMHWSTDRRHLVSASQDGKLIIWDAYTTNKVHAIPLRSSWVMTCAYAPSGNYVACGGLDNICSIYNLSSREGPTRVARELSGHSGYLSCCRFINDRRIITSSGDMTCMLWDIESGSKVTEFADHLGDVMSISINPTNQNIFVSGACDAFAKLWDIRTGKAVQTFAGHESDINAIQFFPDGNAFGTGSDDTSCRLFDIRADRELNIYQSDQVLCGITSVAFSVSGRLLFAGYDDFECKVWDVLRGDKVGSLSGHENRVSCLGVSNDGISLCTGSWDSLLKVWAW; from the exons ATGGCAGCCGACATGAGCGGAGAGCAGATGCAGGCGAAaatcaccgccgccaggcGCGAAGCGGAAGGCTtgaaggacaagatcaagcgTCGGAAGGATGAACTGGCCGACACTTCAC TCCGTCAGGTTGCGCAGAACCAAACCGATGCGCTACCACGAATTGGCATGAAGCCCCGACGAACACTCAAGGGTCATCTCGCGAAGATCTATGCCATGCACTGGTCGACCGACCGGCGCCATCTTGTGTCGGCCTCGCAGGACGGAAAGCTCATCATTTGGGATGCCTACACCACCAACAAAGTTCACGCGATTCCCCTGCGCTCGTCCTGGGTGATGACCTGCGCCTACGCCCCGAGCGGGAATTACGTTGCGTGCGGTGGTCTGGACAACATCTGCTCGATCTACAACCTGTCGTCACGTGAAGGGCCGACCCGGGTCGCGCGCGAGCTTTCCGGACACTCGGGCTACCTGTCATGCTGTCGCTTCATCAACGACCGCCGGATCATCACCTCGTCAGGTGACATGACCTGTATGCTGTGGGATATCGAGTCTGGATCGAAGGTGACCGAGTTCGCCGACCACCTGGGTGATGTCATGTCCATTAGCATCAATCCGACCAACCAAAACATCTTCGTTTCGGGTGCTTGCGACGCTTTTGCCAAGCTTTGGGATATCCGTACCGGCAAGGCCGTGCAGACATTTGCCGGCCACGAATCCGAcatcaacgccatccagTTCTTCCCCGATGGCAATGCTTTCGGTACTGGATCGGACGACACCTCGTGCCGTCTGTTCGATATCCGTGCCGATCGCGAGCTCAACATCTACCAG AGCGATCAAGTTTTGTGCGGTATCACTTCGGTTGCGTTCTCCGTGTCGGGCCGGCTGCTCTTTGCGGGCTACGACGATTTCGAGTGCAAG GTGTGGGATGTCCTGCGCGGCGACAAAGTGGGCTCGCTGAGCGGCCACGAGAACCGTGTCAGCTGTCTGGGTGTCAGCAACGATGGCATCAGCTTGTGTACTGGGTCTTGGGACTCCCTT CTCAAGGTCTGGGCCTGGTaa
- a CDS encoding uncharacterized protein (ID:PFLUO_004941-T1.cds;~source:funannotate) has product MREVNFSIPNVNKASVHITTTLYDRRALDCTSTLPLINSLNHLAYLTTSSARIREILTVDGGIERLVCILKEGRSKDLMEMWKWSLAFQCVVNIGVRGSEGVRTRVVEADMVPVIATILRNYLKVVEKVRSQSDAESSKHPSCSSRHAKHSTVTRDASGPPANSESSSHESRHSRRQAPPSIEIPQPLYQDTQPTDSDAMDVTSPPRMPMTSPPERSTFGDEAINHRSHEGRYPRPGHRLRAMQPLATAVPSMDTADGFGLRPVRDTERLPSMLPGLQTGIISQPDSPTTPSGPLQPQSRSIPQGTASRQRPALQQQQSASGESDDANGEDSAMGEDSVLGQTTEPLVNLPDRMDIEEVHEHQTAMLDEVSTNHDLTVTDPSEEGQEAETFNITHRSTVDGSIINNNGTAQPNGGLGLSPTQVPNNPNSPTLAPSPYALYLRDRNAPAAQNVLTTMPRDEDVLMSLQLLAYVSKYCNLRSYFQYSHLVPKLQIDRELHLLDENADPSTPIEIPEEEENEYLLPDDVNIFPLVEKFTVRHHSKDMQYWACVVMRNLCRKDESRGGIRQCAFWKCGKWEEFQRQFAKCRRCRRTKYCSKECQKAAWVYHRHWCHTTP; this is encoded by the coding sequence ATGAGGGAAGTCAACTTCAGTATCCCTAATGTGAACAAGGCCTCGgtccacatcaccaccacgctATACGACCGTCGTGCCCTGGATTGTACATCGACTCTACCGCTCATCAACTCCCTGAACCATCTTGCATACCTCACCACCTCATCGGCTCGGATTCGGGAAATCCTCACCGTCGATGGCGGCATCGAACGACTCGTGTGCATCCTCAAGGAGGGCCGGAGTAAGGACTTGATGGAAATGTGGAAATGGAGCCTTGCATTCCAATGTGTGGTCAATATCGGCGTGCGTGGCTCCGAAGGCGTAAGGACCAGAGTCGTGGAAGCCGACATGGTCCCCGTCATCGCCACCATCCTCCGCAATTACCTTAAAGTGGTGGAGAAGGTCCGGTCACAATCCGATGCCGAATCCTCGAAACATCCGTCCTGTTCCTCCCGACATGCCAAGCACAGTACGGTCACCCGAGATGCTTCGGGCCCACCCGCAAACTCAGAGTCGAGTTCCCACGAATCCCGCCACTCTCGTCGACAGGCCCCTCCGAGTATCGAAATTCCGCAGCCTCTCTATCAGGATACTCAACCCACCGACTCCGATGCGATGGACGTCACCTCTCCTCCCCGGATGCCGATGACATCTCCGCCCGAACGAAGTACCTTTGGTGACGAAGCCATCAACCATCGATCTCACGAAGGACGCTATCCGCGTCCCGGCCATCGCCTTCGGGCAATGCAGCCTCTGGCTACTGCAGTGCCTTCTATGGATACTGCCGATGGATTTGGGCTGCGGCCTGTGCGTGACACCGAACGACTCCCCAGTATGCTTCCTGGCTTGCAGACCGGGATCATCTCTCAGCCCGATTCTCCAACTACCCCAAGTGGCCCTCTTCAGCCCCAGTCAAGGAGCATCCCACAAGGTACCGCCTCCAGGCAACGCCCTGCActacagcagcagcagtcgGCGTCGGGCGAGTCGGACGATGCCAATGGCGAGGATTCGGCTATGGGAGAGGACAGTGTGCTGGGGCAGACGACCGAACCCCTTGTCAACCTGCCGGATCGCATGGACATTGAGGAGGTTCATGAACACCAGACAGCAATGCTGGATGAGGTCTCCACCAATCACGACCTGACGGTGACCGATCCGTCTGAAGAGGGTCAGGAGGCGGAAACTTTCAACATCACCCATCGCTCTACCGTCGATGGCAGCATCATTAATAACAACGGCACCGCCCAACCCAATGGTGGACTGGGCCTCTCTCCTACGCAAGTCCCCAACAACCCTAACTCTCCCACTCTCGCTCCCAGTCCCTATGCTTTGTATCTCCGTGATCGCAACGCCCCGGCGGCTCAGAATGTCTTGACTACCATGCCTCGCGATGAGGACGTCTTGATGTCTCTGCAACTCTTGGCCTACGTTTCCAAATACTGCAACCTTCGGTCCTACTTCCAGTACTCTCATCTCGTCCCCAAGCTCCAGATTGATCGTGAACTTCACCTTTTGGATGAAAATGCGGATCCTTCTACACCTATCGAGATTcctgaggaggaggagaatgaGTACCTGCTACCGGACGATGTCAACATCTTCCCACTGGTTGAGAAGTTCACTGTCCGGCACCACTCCAAAGACATGCAGTACTGGGCGTGTGTGGTCATGCGAAACCTCTGCCGCAAGGACGAGTCGCGCGGCGGGATCCGCCAATGCGCTTTCTGGAAATGCGGCAAGTGGGAAGAGTTTCAGCGCCAATTTGCCAAGTGTCGTCGCTGCCGGCGCACCAAATACTGCAGCAAAGAATGCCAGAAGGCTGCGTGGGTTTACCACCGCCACTGGTGCCACACGACCCCTTGA
- a CDS encoding uncharacterized protein (ID:PFLUO_004942-T1.cds;~source:funannotate), whose product MADTASPIELPVIDISNPHDPSVGKQMLDAAAKYGFLYVNSKGTDFTTEDVDHAFGLSKKFFASPAEEKETCRITPNNRGWSGMHTETLDPEHQRTGDFKEAMNFGDFKDGKAQQPLPPSLVPHEAEINGFAALCNKTCNRILNLLALGLEMQEDFFTSRHDPSDGPTGSILRYLYYPSIFSAATAAYKHDKDVRAGAHSDYGSITLLFQRPGQPGLEILTPESTWAPVPIVPGEQADAYPFPPVLVNIGDLLSYWTDGLLKSTVHRVVFPLAEQQSPNPQDRYTLVYFCHPVDTTELVPVPSEVVKAHREQTGGIEARDDGKVGFGGGAGNLEPGKRPLTAQEHLESRLAATYGFKKD is encoded by the exons ATGGCAGACACCGCATCCCCAATCGAACTGCCCGTCATCGACATCTCCAACCCTCACGATCCGTCCGTGGGGAAGCAGATGTTggatgccgccgccaagTACGGCTTCCTGTATGTGAATAGCAAGGGCACCGACTTCACGACGGAGGACGTGGACCATGCATTTGGACTG TCCAAGAAATTCTTTGCATCGCCTGCGGAGGAGAAAGAGACCTGTCGGATTACGCCGAAT AATCGCGGATGGTCGGGTATGCATACGGAGACGCTGGATCCGGAGCATCAGCGG ACCGGCGACTTCAAAGA AGCTATGAACTTCGGCGACTTCAAAGATGGCAAAGCCCAACAACCTCTACCCCCGAGTCTGGTGCCGCACGAAGCCGAAATCAACGGCTTCGCCGCGCTGTGCAACAAGACCTGTAACCGAATCCTGAAcctgctggctctgggcctGGAG ATGCAAGAAGACTTCTTCACGTCGCGCCACGACCCCAGCGATGGCCCAACAGGCAGCATCCTGCGCTATCTGTACTACCCGTCAATCTTCTCCGCGGCAACAGCAGCGTACAAGCACGACAAAGACGTGCGAGCCGGCGCACACTCCGACTACGGCAGCATCACTCTGCTCTTTCAGCGACCCGGCCAGCCGGGGCTGGAGATCCTGACGCCCGAAAGCACCTGGGCGCCTGTTCCTATCGTGCCGGGCGAACAGGCCGATGCGTACCCGTTTCCCCCGGTTCTGGTGAATATCGGGGACCTGCTCAGCTATTGGACGGACGGGTTGCTCAAGTCCACCGTTCACCGGGTGGTGTTTCCGCTGGCTGAGCAGCAGAGTCCGAACCCGCAGGATCGATATACGCTTGTGTATTTCTGCCATCCGGTTGATACGACAGAGCTCGTTCCTGTTCCCAGTGAGGTGGTCAAGGCTCATCGGGAGCAGACCGGGGGAATTGAGGCGCGGGATGATGGGAAGGTTGggtttggtggtggtgcgggTAACTTGGAGCCTGGGAAGAGGCCGCTGACGGCGCAGGAGCATCTCGAGTCGCGGTTGGCCGCTACATATGGTTTCAAGAAGGACTAG
- a CDS encoding uncharacterized protein (ID:PFLUO_004943-T1.cds;~source:funannotate) codes for MPIRPFDEWAVGRTQSLPLSALKGAVVGIDASHYLSQHLINQSTREALLSALGGFPFALRSNIEKELQTFKNLGIGSVFVFNGLEFGKKDQRPAAQPTSTRPFEQAWELYDQQQADQVVDAFSNAGMITYSPSTTISPSTPIMAIDPPVFVPYSWVPQSSQSSQRSPILADRNEPAGTPPPETLYKFLQRILHQNGVPFLVAPYSAAAQLSYLTRGPNPVVDAVYGPSDILLFDIDKLVTKIETEPAQFFWVTKQTCQEELGRLSNEQFLDFLLLLGSPFLRSFPVFENPAFTGKGPNVRDALPMFNAAGRSALTLCGQFEEDRRMQELQYTDRYKRAYMVVKHHVYMDVDGRVGPMNAENTSSDTHELIGQRLPEELYFYLSKGVMGADIPNFLTSGEVRIKLPLGAEDTEVYRQLVGDKLTPIRTQSICLLANSLHRFYQTKVIHVRPWFDENSESSINLKGIPSVKETIQPWKAHGDQFPDSVKKLQAARGSFKFAIQSLKESDFVSKSFAAKDTPILSSQEDILSNVMWRFLQLRGYVNEKHELTVWGKCLGQALSAMDSADNLEEAVFLAIEMLRLELLNTEHWFSHVSGGPMRGSEEDKNFNMLVSRVACIAKLQHKSIGYSGPLSRQLLCYRSLIAEVRSTLRNLIEVVMAGLFLSGEADRDRNDWTEMSMKLPFIDDNDCGLGIAVRTYLDDLPLQADPTSPDARAEVKAKGKEWFQHSESFTGNLDRAFQLWDAVYQGTQNAGEEFKDAKLWSSANKWLSERR; via the exons ATGCCGA TCCGTCCCTTTGATGAATGGGCCGTGGGTCGCACCCAATCCCTCCCTCTTTCCGCCCTCAAAGGCGCCGTTGTCGGAATCGATGCGTCGCACTACCTCTCCCAGCACCTCATCAACCAGTCCACCCGGGAAGCGCTGCTGAGCGCGCTCGGTGGATTCCCCTTCGCCCTGAGGAGCAACATCGAGAAAGAGCTCCAGACCTTCAAAAACCTCGGTATCGGCAGCGTCTTTGTCTTCAATGGCCTCGAATTCGGCAAAAAGGATCAGCGCCCTGCCGCCCAACCCACTTCGACGCGCCCATTCGAACAGGCCTGGGAACTCTACGACCAACAGCAGGCAGACCAAGTGGTGGATGCCTTCAGCAACGCTGGTATGATCACCTATAGCCCGTCTACCACCATCAGCCCCTCCACACCCATCATGGCCATAGACCCCCCGGTTTTTGTTCCGTACTCCTGGGTCCCCCAAAGCTCCCAAAGCTCCCAAAGATCCCCAATCCTGGCTGACCGGAATGAACCCGCAGGCACCCCGCCCCCGGAAACACTTTACAAATTCCTGCAACGGATCCTCCACCAGAACGGCGTGCCCTTCCTCGTGGCCCCCTACAGTGCGGCCGCTCAG CTCTCCTACCTCACTCGCGGCCCCAATCCTGTGGTGGATGCAGTCTACGGACCGTCCGACATCCTTCTGTTCGACATTGACAAGCTGGTCACCAAAATTGAGACCGAGCCCGCACAGTTCTTCTGGGTTACGAAGCAGACTTGCCAGGAAGAACTCGGACGACTGTCGAATGAACAATTCCTCGAtttcttgctgcttcttggctcTCCTTTCTTGCGCTCTTTCCCAGTGTTCGAGAACCCCGCCTTCACTGGAAAAGGCCCTAATGTTCGGGATGCTCTACCCATGTTCAACGCAGCTGGGCGAAGCGCCCTGACACTCTGCGGCCAGTTCGAAGAAGACCGTCGCATGCAGGAACTCCAGTACACGGACCGCTACAAGCGGGCGTACATGGTCGTGAAGCACCATGTGTAcatggatgtggatggcCGAGTCGGTCCCATGAATGCGGAGAACACCTCGTCCGACACGCATGAGCTCATCGGCCAGCGTCTCCCCGAGGAGCTATATTTCTACCTCTCCAAGGGTGTTATGGGTGCCGACATTCCGAACTTTTTGACATCGGGCGAAGTGCGCATCAAGCTACCACTTGGTGCGGAGGATACCGAGGTTTACCGTCAACTTGTGGGAGACAAGCTCACCCCGATCCGCACGCAGTCTATTTGCTTGTTGGCAAACTCGCTTCACCGTTTCTACCAGACTAAAGTGATTCATGTGCGCCCGTGGTTTGATGAAAACTCAGAGAGTTCTATCAACCTCAAGGGAATCCCGTCGGTCAAGGAGACCATCCAGCCCTGGAAAGCCCATGGAGACCAGTTCCCAGACAGCGTTAAGAAGCTGCAAGCAGCTCGCGGGTCCTTCAAGTTTGCCATTCAGAGCTTGAAGGAGTCGGACTTTGTGTCCAAATCCTTCGCTGCGAAGGACACCCCCATTCTGTCGTCACAAGAGGATATCTTGTCAAATGTGATGTGGCGATTCCTACAACTGCGCGGATATGTTAATGAGAAACACGAGCTTACTGTGTGGGGCAAGTGTCTGGGGCAAGCGCTATCGGCGATGGACTCTGCAGACAATCTCGAGGAAGCAGTGTTCCTGGCCATTGAGATGCTTCGGTTGGAACTCTTGAACACCGAGCACTGGTTCTCACATGTGTCTGGTGGCCCGATGCGAGGATCAG AGGAGGATAAGAATTTCAACATGCTTGTATCGCGAGTGGCATGTATCGCGAAGCTCCAGCACAAGAGCATTGGATACTCCGGCCCTCTGAGCCGACAGCTCCTCTGCTACCGCTCGCTGATCGCCGAGGTGCGCTCGACGTTGAGGAACCTGAttgaggtggtgatggctggCCTGTTCTTGAGCGGAGAGGCCGACCGGGATCGGAATGACTGGACCGAGATGAGCATGAA acTTCCTTTCATCGATGATAATGACTGCGGTCTTGGAATTGCTGTTCGCACCTATCTGGATGACCTCCCTCTACAAGCGGACCCTACCTCGCCCGATGCTCGGGCGGAGGTCAAGGCAAAGGGCAAGGAATGGTTCCAGCATAGCGAAAGCTTCACCGGCAACTTGGACCGGGCGTTTCAGCTTTGGGATGCG GTCTACCAAGGCACCCAGAATGCCGGCGAGGAGTTTAAGGATGCCAAGCTCTGGAGTAGCGCGAACAAGTGGCTGTCGGAGCGCCGGTGA
- a CDS encoding uncharacterized protein (ID:PFLUO_004944-T1.cds;~source:funannotate) has protein sequence MARLSTLLVSTLTLLGGFASAGSAVKDLLPDNFDKIVLQSGKPALVEFFAPWCGHCKTLAPVYEELGAAFAFADDKVTIAKVDADDHRDLGKRFGVQGFPTLKWFDGKSDTPVDYSGSRDLESLSAWITDKTGLKPRSAKKEPSSVEMLDDASFKTTVGSDKNVLVAFTAPWCGHCKTLAPIWETLATDFASESSVVIAKVNAEAENSKAVTKEQGVTGYPTIKFFPAGSTVPEAYSGARKEEAFVEFLNNKAGTHRAVGGGLDNKAGTVVNLDKLIDEYVPTHKFEKLAAELKSGAKDLKDQYAAYYVKVADKLAKNEDYASKELERLQKILSKGGSAPEKLDDLVSRSNILRRFAGQDQEASPHGDEL, from the exons atggctcgTCTGAGCACCCTGCTCGTGAGCACTCTCACCCTCCTGGGCGGCTTCGCCAGCGCCGGCTCCGCCGTCAAGGACCTGCTCCCCGACAACTTCGACAAGATCGTCCTGCAATCCGGCAAGCCCGCCCTGGTCGAATTTTTCGCTCCCTGGTGTGGCCACTGCAAGACCCTGGCCCCCGTGTAcgaggagctgggcgccGCCTTCGCCTTCGCCGATGACAAGGTCACCATCGCCAAGGTCGACGCCGATGATCACCGCGATCTGGGCAAGCGCTTTGGCGTCCAGGGATTCCCCACCCTGAAGTGGTTTGATGGCAAGAGTGACACCCCCGTGGACTACAGTGGCTCCCGTGATCTGGAGTCTCTTTCCGCGTGGATTACGGATAAGACTGGCCTCAAGCCGCGCAGTGCGAAGAAGGAGCCCAGCAGCGtggagatgctggatgatgCTTCTTTCAAGACCACCGTTGGCTCCGATAAGAATGTCCTGGTGGCCTTTACTGCCCCGTGGTGTGGAC ACTGCAAGACCCTCGCCCCCATCTGGGAAACCCTCGCCACCGACTTCGCCTCCGAATCCTCCGTCGTGATCGCCAAGGTCAACGCCGAAGCCGAGAACTCCAAGGCCGTGACCAAGGAGCAGGGCGTGACGGGCTACCCGACCATCAAGTTCTTCCCCGCGGGCTCGACCGTGCCGGAGGCGTACTCGGGCGCGCGCAAGGAGGAGGCGTTTGTCGAGTTCCTGAACAACAAGGCCGGCACGCACCgcgccgtcggcggcggcctggaCAACAAGGCTGGCACCGTCGTCAACCTGGACAAGCTGATTGACGAGTACGTGCCTACGCACAAGTTCGAGAAGCTTGCGGCCGAGCTGAAGAGCGGTGCCAAGGACCTGAAGGACCAGTACGCGGCGTACTATGTCAAGGTTGCGGATAAGCTGGCCAAGAATGAGGACTACGCGTccaaggagctggagcgtCTGCAGAAGATCCTGTCCAAGGGTGGTTCCGCGCCTGAGAAGCTCGACGACCTGGTCTCCCGCAGCAACATCCTGCGCCGCTTTGCCGGTCAGGACCAGGAGGCTAGCCCCCACGGTGATGAGCTGTAA
- a CDS encoding uncharacterized protein (ID:PFLUO_004945-T1.cds;~source:funannotate) produces the protein MAEEAKEAKSPSEKYDTPTEGESLLSNPNSDAQGQLAAAVDDLLNQLQSKFDNVSKEMFGKLDDMTRRLDELEASLTANSNDSASATPTK, from the exons ATGGCGGAGGAAGCCAAGGAAGCCAAGTCTCCCTCCGAGAAATACGACACCCCCACAGAGGGCGAGTCTCTCCTGTCGAATCCA AACTCCGATGCACAGGGCCAACTGGCCGCCGCAGTCGACGATCTCCTTAACCAGCTCCAATCCAAGTTCGACAATGTCTCCAAGGAAATGTTTGGGAAGC TGGACGATATGACCCGTCGCCTCGACGAACTAGAGGCCTCCTTGACCGCGAATTCCAATGACTCGGCCTCAGCGACCCCGACGAAATGA
- a CDS encoding uncharacterized protein (ID:PFLUO_004946-T1.cds;~source:funannotate), producing the protein MVKRSKLIQALDAHKGRDYDAEKQKKMVKAAEKKKSAKKAAAGEEDDDEVEEVDMVDEEEEEEIADDNEDEEDEEEEEEEEDIPLSDLEEDEREDVVPHQRLTINNSAAITSSLKRISFISSQTPFSEHNSLVSQEPIEVPDPNDDLNRELAFYKVCQAAVVSARGLLKKEGVAFTRPGDYFAEMVKDDEHMGKIKKKLYDEAAGKKAAAEARRQRDLKKFGKQVQVSKLQQRAKEKRDTLEKINSLKKKRKADSSAPTDDTGDLFDVAIDEAKETESRKRGRAGGDSGPNFKRHKKDSKFGFGGKKRHAKSGDAQSSGDLRGYSQKKMKAGASKRPGKARRAAAKGRS; encoded by the exons ATGGTCAAGCGAAGCAAGCTGATCCAGGCACTTGACGCCCACAAGGGTCGTGACTATGACgccgagaagcagaagaagatggtgaaggctgccgagaagaagaagtcggcgaagaaggctgcagctggtgaagaggacgacgacgaggttgaggaggtggatatggtggacgaggaagaggaggaagagatcgcAGACGACAatgaggacgaagaggacgaggaggaagaggaagaggaagaagatatccCACTGTccgacctggaagaagacgagcgcgaggatgTCGTCCCCCACCAACGCCTGACCATCAACaactccgccgccatcaccTCCTCCCTCAAgcgcatctccttcatctcgtccCAGACCCCGTTCTCCGAGCACAACTCTCTCGTCTCGCAAGAGCCCATTGAAGTCCCCGACCCCAATGACGACCTCAACCGTGAACTGGCATTCTACAAGGTCTGCCAGGCCGCCGTGGTCAGTGCCCGCGGCCTGCTCAAGAAGGAAGGCGTCGCCTTCACCCGGCCGGGCGACTACTTCGCCGAGATGGTCAAGGACGACGAGCACATGGGCAAGATTAAGAAGAAGCTCTACGATGAGGCGGCTGGGAAGaaggctgccgccgaggcccGGCGCCAGCGCGACCTGAAGAAGTTTGGAAAGCAGGTCCAGGTTTCCAAGTTGCAGCAGCGCGCGAAGGAGAAGCGGGATAccttggagaagatcaattCCTTGAAGAAGA AACGCAAGGCCGACTCCTCTGCGCCCACCGACGACACCGGTGATCTCTTCGACGTCGCCATcgacgaagccaaggagACCGAGAGCCGCAAGCGCggccgcgctggcggcgacAGCGGACCCAATTTCAAGCGCCACAAGAAAGACTCGAAGTTCGGGTTCGGAGGCAAGAAGCGCCATGCTAAGAGCGGTGATGCGCAGTCCAGTGGTGATCTGCGCGGGTACTCtcagaagaagatgaaggccGGTGCGTCGAAGCGGCCGGGTAAGGCCCGGAGAGCGGCGGCCAAGGGCCGTTCTTGA